TATCTAGTAAAGAAAAAGTCTGTCTAGGGCGCAtttagatgtgacatagttatgtcacatctaagctgatgttcactctgtttgtggtctattttttttttaattttttttgtttcttgttgctacattatatatTTGTGGGAGTTTAGATGTGACATCTTtaaaaacatctagatgtgaattagtcAAACTGAAAAAAGAAAACACCCCAGGTCCCAGCTGTAGGGAAAGTTGCTGCGGCCAACATCAATTACATGAGCAGTACAATACTGAAAGCTGCAGGTTGAAAAGAACAGAAGATCACATGCACATCTGTCGGCCGGCCGGCCGGGGACCGGAGATCATGGCACGGTGGCGCTCATGAACTCCTGGTCGGCGACGAGCCTGGCGAGCGCCTCCGGGGCGAGGCACACCTACAGCGCCATGCTCCCGGCGCCGCACCCGCCCTCGTACACCGTCGCCTTCCCGGCCAGCTTGCTCCCCCCGCCGCTCCGCACCGCCACCGGTGCGCCCCACCCGAAGTCGTTGCCGTACACGTCGAACCGCGGCGAGCTCCCCGTCAACAGCAGCGCAGGAGCTTCGGCGCCCCGCGCGAGCGCCGGCGGCAACGCGAAGCTGGGCTCCCGGGCCCAGGCCGCGAGCTTCCCCCTCTCGCGCGCCCCGTCGAACGACGCCACGGCCCTGTTCAGCAACCAcgccgcgcggcccagcccttTCTCGAGGATCTCGCCGGCGGTGGAATCGGCCGCGACGTGCGAGACTGCGCTGCCAGAGTAGGCCGCCGGCACGCCGTCCACGCGGCCCCGGCATCCGACGAGGAGGACGTACCGCGTGTCCTGCTCTGGCGCCAGCCTCCTGGCGCGGCACACCGCGCGCCACAGGTGAGCGAGCATGGCCTGCAGCGAGGAGATGGTGGTGCCAGATCCTGACATCTCGGCGTTCGCCTTCGACACGAGATTTTTCACGCTCTCCCCGGAGAAACGCACGAAGCATTCCAGCACCGGCGGGCGCTGGCCATATGCACGTCGACGCTGCCCCACGATGTCGTCCAGCTTGCCCAAGGGTACAGGGATGGGGACGGCGCAGCCGTTCGGGAACCACCTCTCGAACACCGGCAACGGCGAGGAGATCTCGCAGTCGTAGCCGCCGTCGACACTGCGCCGGTTGATCTCCGACCAAGTGTTGAACAGATGCCAGAAGGTGGTCccgtcggccaccccgtggttgaGCGACATGGCAACGAAGACGCCGTCGTCGAGGTCGGTGACCTGCGCGGCCAGCACCGGGCGGGAGCCCGTGGCGGCCTCCGCGACGAGCACCCCGTTGAGCGGGAAGAAGGACCAGACCACCCGCGGGATGCATAGCGGGGCGGTG
This genomic window from Aegilops tauschii subsp. strangulata cultivar AL8/78 chromosome 4, Aet v6.0, whole genome shotgun sequence contains:
- the LOC109771450 gene encoding uncharacterized acetyltransferase At3g50280-like, with translation MGDVRIVSRRMVRPEPSNRRPPEHQPETIHLTPWDLRMLAVDYIQKGVLLPKPLAATTQGQGRNVPVVDRLSSSFASALGRFYHLAGRLAVNDDGAGAGQTISLRCSDEGAEFVHAVAPGVTVADITAPLCIPRVVWSFFPLNGVLVAEAATGSRPVLAAQVTDLDDGVFVAMSLNHGVADGTTFWHLFNTWSEINRRSVDGGYDCEISSPLPVFERWFPNGCAVPIPVPLGKLDDIVGQRRRAYGQRPPVLECFVRFSGESVKNLVSKANAEMSGSGTTISSLQAMLAHLWRAVCRARRLAPEQDTRYVLLVGCRGRVDGVPAAYSGSAVSHVAADSTAGEILEKGLGRAAWLLNRAVASFDGARERGKLAAWAREPSFALPPALARGAEAPALLLTGSSPRFDVYGNDFGWGAPVAVRSGGGSKLAGKATVYEGGCGAGSMAL